The window CTTTGCTCGTATTCAAATAAAAAAGGCTGCACCCAAACGGTACAGCCTTTCGTTAAATACACACTAGATGGTGCTTTATCGATAGTCTGGCCTACTAAACATCCAGCACGTCAGCCATGTCGTAGAGCTTGCCGGGCTTCTGATCCTTGAGCCAGCGTGCGGCACGCAGTGCACCCTGTGCAAAAGTTTCACGGGAATGAGCACGGTGGGTAACCTCGATGCGTTCACCGGGTCCGAGGAAGTATGCGGTATGGTCGCCCACAACGTCACCGCCGCGAACAGCCATTACGCCAAGTTCATCCTTGGTTCTTGCGCCGATGATGCCGTCACGGGAATGCTTCTTCACTTCATCGTAAACAAGGCCGCGAGCTTCAGCCATGCATTCAGCCAGCTTAAGCGCGGTTCCGCTGGGGGAATCCACTTTTTTATTATGATGAATTTCGGTCATTTCCATATCATAAGCGGGTCCGAGCATACGTACCAGTTCGGGCAGGATTTTAAGCAGCACGTTCACGCCCACACTCATATTCGGAGCGAGAAAAACCGGAACTTTCTTGGCAAATTCTTCCACCTGCGCAATCTCTTCATTGGTCATACCGGTAGTACCGATAACAACCGGATTGCCGGTAACAGCAGCGGTTTCCAGAAGTTTCAAAGTCGCTGCCGGAGCGGTAAAATCCACAATTACTGCACCGGGAACCTTGGTCAGTACTTCCTGTGCATCGGTACCGCAGACGCAGCCCAGAGATTCAAGCCCCTCTTCGCAGCCGGAACGTTCCATGACTGCTGCAAGTTTCAAATCATCGCTCTGCTGTATGCAGCGGACAAGTGTGTCGCCCATGCGACCCTTCGCGCCAATAATTACTACGTCAGTCATAGTTAGCTCCTATAAAATTTGATGCGCTTCGCGCTTTTATTGATATGATTTTGCCTCCGGCGGCTTAAACCCTTTTTGGAAAAAGGGTTTAAGAATCCCAAAAACTTTTAGTTCGGCTTCGCCGCTGGGGGGGCTTAAATTTTGCGTTAGTCAGCTTTTACTATATCCATAAAATCTGCTTCAGGCATAATCTCAACGCCCTTGGCCTTAGCACCCTC is drawn from Desulfovibrio sp. JC022 and contains these coding sequences:
- the dapB gene encoding 4-hydroxy-tetrahydrodipicolinate reductase, giving the protein MTDVVIIGAKGRMGDTLVRCIQQSDDLKLAAVMERSGCEEGLESLGCVCGTDAQEVLTKVPGAVIVDFTAPAATLKLLETAAVTGNPVVIGTTGMTNEEIAQVEEFAKKVPVFLAPNMSVGVNVLLKILPELVRMLGPAYDMEMTEIHHNKKVDSPSGTALKLAECMAEARGLVYDEVKKHSRDGIIGARTKDELGVMAVRGGDVVGDHTAYFLGPGERIEVTHRAHSRETFAQGALRAARWLKDQKPGKLYDMADVLDV